The genomic DNA GTTTACGGATCACTAGGGGAAACAGGTTTGTTTTTAGAAACTACAGCTTACGACCCGCAATCGCCCTACTCCGCTTCAAAAGCCAGTTCAGATCATTTGGTAAGATCTTATGGAAACACCTACGATTTTCCTTTTGTATTGACAAACTGTTCAAATAATTATGGACAAAATCAATTTCCGGAAAAGTTGCTTCCGCTAATGATACATAATATTAAAAACTCTAAAGCACTTCCGGTTTATGGCGACGGCAACTATACACGCGATTGGCTATATGTAGTTGATCATGCCCGTGCAATAGATCTGGTTTTCCACGAAGGTAAAAATGCCGAAACCTATAACATAGGTGGTTTTAATGAGTGGAAAAACATTGATATCGTAAATCTGCTATGCGAAATTATGGATCGCAAACTTGGGAATGAAAAAGGAACAGCCGCCAAACTTATTACCTTTGTTAAAGATCGCCCGGGTCACGACAGACGCTATGCTATTGATGCGAACAAAATAAAAAAGGAACTCGGCTGGAAACCATCCGTTAACTTCGAACAGGGTTTAGAAATTACCGTAGACTGGTATCTCAAAAATCAGGAATGGCTAGATCATGTTACTTCAGGCGATTATCAGAAGTATTATGATAAAATGTACTCGGAGAGGTAAGAGAGTTCTACGCTGTCATTAGTCGGAGTGCAACTAATTCTTCGACTCCGCTCAGTAACCGTCGCACTCCAACTATTCATACCTTTCACTGGACTAGCTTTTGGGTGTATCTATAAAAGGTATCGCCTGAAAACTTTTATACTTTATCATATTGAGAGGTAATTTATTCTTATATAACTCATCTCTACTCATGGCAACCTTTTTTTTACCGCCAAGTTTCGCAAAGTTATGCGCTAAGTTTCGCGAAGTATTTTTGCGTTACGTTGCGCATACCTTAGTGTTACGTTGCGGTTATTTTTTTGCCATCAGCTCACTGTGTCTCGGCTCAGCCGATGATTGGAGTTTTTCATCTAAAAACTTAGGCCTCAATATGGCAATAAAATTATCGTTTACACACTACGGATTAGCCTTAAAGTGACTCAAACACAACCTGATCTCTCCATAAGGAACTGTCTCTTCCAGCTTATCAAAAATTGGCTTTAACCTTTGCTCTCTCCCTAATT from Bacteroidota bacterium includes the following:
- the rfbB gene encoding dTDP-glucose 4,6-dehydratase; amino-acid sequence: MEYKKKIVITGGAGFIGSHVVRLFVNKYPDYQIINLDALTYAGNLENLSDVENAPNYSFEKIDIVDAEAVLKLFIKYNFDSVIHLAAESHVDRSIADPNAFVMTNVVGTANLLNAAREIWKDSFEGKRFYHISTDEVYGSLGETGLFLETTAYDPQSPYSASKASSDHLVRSYGNTYDFPFVLTNCSNNYGQNQFPEKLLPLMIHNIKNSKALPVYGDGNYTRDWLYVVDHARAIDLVFHEGKNAETYNIGGFNEWKNIDIVNLLCEIMDRKLGNEKGTAAKLITFVKDRPGHDRRYAIDANKIKKELGWKPSVNFEQGLEITVDWYLKNQEWLDHVTSGDYQKYYDKMYSER